CAATTGAGATGGGAATCTGTTCTTGCACTTGGCCTCTGTCGACGAGTTGGACCCTTGTCCGGACGTCATTGGCCTGCTGCGTCGGCgcgaagaaaaaaaaagacaagtTGCAAGCAGCTTTTGTGAAGGGTGCATACGGATCATGTTTATCCTTACCGGCTGGCTATGCACAGGCATATGTTTTGTTTCGCGAGAATGGACAAAAAAAACTGGTCTCACATGGAGAGGTGTTCTGCATCATGTTCACTGGCCAAAATACGAGGTTTTCCTCCAGTAAAGGGGCCGGAGTTTTCTTCACTTTGTTATTTGGCAATCCTTGTATGGTTGGCAGGCTGATCTCGTCGTTGGAACCCAGCGTTATTGAGAAATCCCGggttgtcgctgtcgccgtctTTCATGACATTCTTAGACGTTTATTTTTATCTTTTCCCTTCATCGCGAGTTGGACGCATTCATTAGACCGTTGTGGTCATGGAGTTGAGATGACGTTTGAGGAGGGTAATGTGGTCTCCAGTCCTGATGGAGCTGACGAAGGATTGTGGTGTTTACAAGGTCACATTGAGGAAAGGTAGTCCTGGCTGGGATTGGCGCAAGCCTCCACCATTGTATGCTCAACAGTGGCTGTCATAGGGGCACAACACCCGTGTCTGAGAGCGGATTGTGTTTCTGTCAATCAAAAGGGGCTTGGCATAGGATTATCAGTAAGGACGAGATTGGAAAGAAAAAGTAAGGATGACGAAGCGGTATGCTCACGAGGCTACACACATCACATCGGCAGTCCTATTTTGTAGGAGAACGGTAGAGGTTGTTGTCCTAGATAACCAGACAAAACCCACAAAATACATGAAGAATGACAAATCTGACCATTAGTCGAGACGTGACGTTGAACGGGAGACCTGATGGGGAAGACTGACGTGGGTTGTGAATCAGACCGAAGTGACGCCTGTGATTACAAAAGTCAAGCGGAGGGAGTGATCAATAGTGGAGGATATGCTGTGAAAGCAAGTGTCGCGGTGGTCCTTGGTGAAAGAGCACCGCCAACTGGGGCGGGCCGTTTCCTCACATTGCTCCACCCCTTGTGATTGGTCGACCTCTCAACTTCCACTCTACACCTCAATGCAACACCAGTCGGCAGATCTCACCCACACACCTTGTTCACCGAGCAGTTGGGGATTAGTAAACGGCATTTCATCCTTCTAGTTTGCGATTAATACCGCAACAGGTGACAGACCTTCGCAACCGgcgagtgagagagagagagtgtgtgtgtgtgtttgtgtgtgtaagagagagaggacacGCGTCTTAGCGTACCGCTTCCATATTCACCAGCAGACGCCCAACGCTCGAATCTCATCCCACCTATTCAGCGGcagggagaaggagagaagaaaGCAGGGAGGGGGAACAGTGTGCAAAAGAGCGAAAGGGGGGAGCAGATACACCGAAAAAGCAACCGCAGGCTGAAGCGAGGTTGTTGGATTGATGTCGCGCTTCGTGTCGGCGGGCGCGATCAacgccgagacgggcgaggccgtcgtcgctgaggAGACAAAGAAGGGAGACGATGGTGCCGgtggcgctgctgctgccgcttcTGCCGTCGAGCCGCGAAAGAACGCCGAGTGGGAGATTGTGCAGagggagctcgaggcggagaggaagaggagggaggaggcgcGGCTCAAgagcgtcgagggcggcgagaggaGTCTGTACGACGTTTTGCAGGCGAACAAGGGTGCgtttttccctctcttctctttcttttctgtcGCTGCGGTGGTGCGCGGCGTGAAGTGGGTGGGAACCGGAACTGACATGAGAGGCACATACGACAGCCGCGAAACAGGCCGcgttcgaggaggccaacAAAATCAAGAACCAGTTCCGggcgctcgacgacgacgagatcgacttcctcgacgaggtgcGCGCGGCGAAgcgggcggaggaggagagggtgaggcgggagacggaggaggggctcGCTGCGTTCCGGAGggcgcagggcggcggcgtgaaCCTGAAGAGGCCTGGCGGGGGGGATGTCtgggacggggacggaggTCAGGGCGGGACCGGCGCTTCTGCtgttgcggcggcggctgtcgatgcggaggcgggaggagagggagacggtgtaggaggggaggaggagtgggCTGTTGGGCCGAGgaagcggaggaggagggagagggagagggggttTGGGGTGAAGAGGGGACGATCTGGGGATggagtggagggggggaacacgacgacgacgacgacagaggagaagggggcgGATGGGGAGAAGGCCCAGAGCAGCGGTGAGGAGAAGAGTggcgccgtcaaggccaaaccgtcgccgccgccgacgaagggCAAG
The DNA window shown above is from Colletotrichum destructivum chromosome 2, complete sequence and carries:
- a CDS encoding Putative PSME3-interacting protein; this translates as MSRFVSAGAINAETGEAVVAEETKKGDDGAGGAAAAASAVEPRKNAEWEIVQRELEAERKRREEARLKSVEGGERSLYDVLQANKAAKQAAFEEANKIKNQFRALDDDEIDFLDEVRAAKRAEEERVRRETEEGLAAFRRAQGGGVNLKRPGGGDVWDGDGGQGGTGASAVAAAAVDAEAGGEGDGVGGEEEWAVGPRKRRRRERERGFGVKRGRSGDGVEGGNTTTTTTEEKGADGEKAQSSGEEKSGAVKAKPSPPPTKGKLSLVAYGSDSDDD